In Dyadobacter sp. NIV53, a single window of DNA contains:
- a CDS encoding YihY/virulence factor BrkB family protein has protein sequence MNKVKFTFTLVKDSFTEFMNDNGLKLSAALSYYTIFSLAPLLLVIISIVSLVYGRDAFQGDLFGQIRGLVGNEAAIQLQELIKNAAISDKSGIASVIGIVTLIIGATGVFAEIQDSINYIWAIKSKPKKSWLQYLKNRLLSFSLILTLGFLLIVSLGVNTVVDLLSSRLERYFSEVSVIIFAGLNIALVLFIITALFTVIFKVLPDGHVRWKECMVGAAFTAILFAIGKFGISFYLGQQDLGATYGASASIVILLTWVYYSSIILYFGAEFTKVYAKVDGTAISPNEHAVLIVREEVEDKAATAFARAADPDADTVVPEREEAENLMQMIIRFIDDKFDALAKEAGKRIGQIPATGVFYVLIFVVVFAVVVTFLLLIGQLINRGLNSDYLGYLILLAFFVVVIVLGIVFRKNTTELVEKVISRSVKDNMKE, from the coding sequence ATGAATAAAGTCAAATTTACTTTCACTCTTGTTAAGGACAGTTTCACAGAATTCATGAACGATAACGGCCTGAAATTAAGTGCCGCACTGTCCTATTATACAATATTTTCCCTGGCTCCTTTACTACTGGTAATCATATCCATAGTTAGCCTTGTGTATGGACGCGATGCTTTTCAGGGAGACCTTTTTGGTCAGATCCGGGGACTGGTTGGTAATGAAGCAGCAATACAGCTTCAGGAACTTATTAAAAATGCAGCTATCTCTGATAAGTCTGGTATAGCGTCGGTTATTGGTATAGTTACGCTTATTATTGGAGCAACGGGGGTTTTTGCCGAAATACAGGATTCCATCAATTATATCTGGGCTATTAAGTCAAAACCAAAGAAAAGCTGGTTGCAATACCTGAAAAACAGGTTGTTGTCCTTTTCGCTGATCCTTACCTTAGGATTTTTACTCATTGTTTCTCTTGGTGTAAATACCGTGGTTGATTTGTTAAGCAGCCGGCTGGAACGTTACTTTTCAGAAGTTTCGGTTATAATCTTTGCCGGTCTGAACATTGCACTCGTACTATTTATTATCACCGCATTATTTACAGTTATTTTCAAAGTGCTACCTGACGGGCACGTCCGTTGGAAAGAATGTATGGTTGGCGCTGCATTTACTGCAATACTTTTTGCAATCGGAAAATTCGGTATCAGTTTTTATCTGGGACAACAGGATTTAGGGGCAACCTATGGGGCATCTGCTTCGATTGTGATACTGCTTACCTGGGTGTATTATTCCTCAATTATTTTATATTTTGGAGCTGAATTTACAAAAGTCTATGCCAAAGTAGACGGAACAGCCATATCTCCGAATGAACATGCAGTACTGATTGTACGGGAAGAAGTAGAGGACAAAGCGGCAACTGCTTTTGCAAGAGCCGCTGATCCGGATGCTGACACTGTTGTACCTGAACGGGAAGAAGCAGAGAATCTCATGCAAATGATCATCCGCTTCATTGATGACAAATTTGATGCGCTTGCAAAAGAAGCAGGTAAACGAATAGGCCAGATTCCGGCTACCGGGGTATTTTACGTGTTAATTTTCGTAGTAGTTTTCGCCGTTGTAGTAACATTTTTATTGCTGATCGGGCAATTGATTAACCGGGGGCTGAATAGTGATTATCTGGGTTATCTGATCCTCCTTGCCTTCTTCGTAGTCGTGATTGTTTTAGGTATTGTATTCCGCAAAAATACAACTGAATTGGTGGAAAAAGTAATATCCCGCTCAGTGAAAGACAATATGAAGGAATAA
- a CDS encoding TonB-dependent receptor domain-containing protein translates to MNMNKFFLAIIILAVTFTVPAFAQFPSAGNAAPKALPGTAGDQSPKGSAKISGTIVDSTTTKGIEFASIALYNKATGQAVDGTMADEKGKFELEKVVAGEYKILISFIGYANKTLNNITLAKGQELNLGVIKFASNTKTLEEVTVTGQAALIEEKVDRLVYNAEKDISSKGGDASDVLRKVPLLTVDLDGNVSLRGSQNIKVLINNKPSTIIATSVSDALKQIPADQIKTVEVITSPSSKYDAEGSAGIINIITKKNSLQGLNLNVDAGVGNRGSSLSLNGSYRKGKAGFNIGGFGRGNYNTITKTNLDQTSIVNNVTTLTRQSGDGSSKGLFGQYNLGFDYDLAKNQSLTAGVRYGVRNFTSQQDLVTRLFKNGDPDLTSSRNVDTKNLSGTVDANVDYLHTFKPQQEWSISTLYSRNDLTNDFDADLLNSSNQLTNRQKNINKNINQEFTFQTDYQTPIKKNQLLEFGGKGIFREVNSNYSYLIAESTGDYRPEAGQPSGELTYHQNIAAGYTSYTYTTKKRYTFKGGVRYEHTFIDASTQEGQIGIGNYGVLVPSVNASKTIKGTTLKLGYNRRIQRPGLAQLNPNFNTANPQNITIGNPELRPELTNNFELGVSKNIKKTFINATFFGRVTNNAISQVRQPSDTLAGAIVTTYENVGKQHAYGINLFANLAATSKINVGIFSNAFYTTLAGQTADANGMPQNISNSGINVSGGVFSQATFKNGWGAQAFGFMQGTQIQLQGRQGGFGFYTLGVKKEFGNKKGSVGLAAENFLSRRYNIHTELNSAQFNQVNDVYLYNRGVRLTFTYKIGKMTMEAPRKKAKSVNNDDVKSEGGSQTQSGPAPAGGQPK, encoded by the coding sequence ATGAACATGAATAAATTTTTCCTGGCTATTATCATTCTTGCAGTCACTTTCACGGTGCCTGCATTCGCACAGTTTCCATCGGCAGGAAACGCGGCGCCAAAAGCATTGCCGGGAACAGCGGGTGATCAGAGCCCGAAAGGATCTGCAAAGATCAGCGGTACCATTGTTGATTCCACCACCACAAAAGGCATTGAATTTGCGAGCATTGCACTGTATAACAAAGCAACCGGACAAGCAGTGGATGGCACAATGGCGGACGAAAAGGGTAAGTTTGAACTTGAAAAAGTAGTTGCAGGCGAGTATAAGATACTGATTTCCTTTATTGGCTACGCAAACAAAACGCTTAACAATATCACTTTGGCCAAAGGGCAGGAATTGAATCTGGGCGTTATAAAATTTGCGTCCAACACCAAAACGCTTGAAGAAGTAACTGTTACCGGACAAGCTGCTTTGATTGAGGAAAAAGTGGACCGGCTCGTGTATAATGCTGAAAAAGATATTTCTTCAAAAGGAGGAGATGCTTCTGATGTTTTGCGTAAAGTTCCTTTGCTTACGGTTGATCTGGATGGTAATGTGTCGCTGAGAGGCAGCCAGAATATCAAGGTTCTCATCAACAATAAACCGAGTACAATTATTGCGACCAGTGTTTCTGATGCTTTGAAACAAATCCCGGCTGACCAGATCAAAACGGTTGAAGTTATTACGAGTCCATCGTCCAAATATGATGCAGAAGGCTCTGCCGGTATCATTAATATTATTACCAAAAAGAATAGCCTGCAAGGGTTGAACCTGAATGTAGACGCAGGAGTTGGTAATCGTGGCTCATCTCTTTCGCTGAACGGCAGTTACAGGAAGGGTAAAGCAGGTTTCAACATTGGTGGTTTTGGGCGTGGGAACTACAATACCATCACGAAAACAAACCTTGATCAGACAAGTATTGTAAATAATGTTACAACCTTAACCAGACAAAGTGGGGATGGAAGCAGCAAAGGGCTTTTTGGTCAGTATAATTTAGGATTTGATTATGATCTGGCCAAAAACCAAAGCCTTACGGCCGGCGTTCGTTATGGTGTACGGAATTTCACAAGCCAGCAGGATCTGGTTACGCGGCTTTTCAAAAATGGTGATCCGGATCTTACATCAAGCCGTAATGTTGACACTAAAAATTTGTCAGGAACTGTGGATGCGAATGTAGATTACCTTCATACATTCAAACCCCAGCAGGAGTGGAGTATTTCAACCTTATACAGCCGCAATGACCTGACCAATGATTTCGATGCGGATTTGCTTAATAGCAGTAACCAACTGACTAACCGCCAGAAAAATATCAATAAAAATATCAACCAGGAATTTACTTTTCAAACAGATTACCAAACGCCGATCAAGAAAAACCAGTTGCTGGAATTCGGAGGAAAAGGTATTTTTCGGGAAGTGAACAGTAATTACAGTTATCTGATAGCCGAGTCTACCGGTGATTATCGACCAGAAGCAGGACAGCCTTCCGGTGAATTAACATATCATCAGAACATTGCAGCCGGTTATACATCCTACACATACACGACCAAAAAACGCTACACATTTAAAGGCGGGGTTCGGTACGAACATACTTTTATTGATGCAAGTACACAGGAAGGGCAGATCGGAATCGGTAATTATGGCGTACTGGTTCCCAGTGTAAATGCTTCGAAAACGATTAAAGGAACTACACTGAAACTTGGTTACAACCGTCGTATCCAGCGGCCGGGGCTTGCGCAGCTTAATCCCAATTTCAATACTGCCAATCCCCAGAACATTACGATCGGAAATCCTGAGTTAAGGCCTGAACTGACCAATAATTTTGAATTGGGTGTAAGTAAAAATATCAAGAAGACTTTTATCAATGCTACATTTTTTGGACGCGTTACCAACAATGCCATTTCACAGGTTCGCCAGCCATCTGATACACTGGCCGGAGCCATCGTAACTACCTATGAAAATGTCGGGAAACAGCATGCTTACGGAATTAACCTTTTTGCGAATCTAGCCGCTACCTCTAAAATTAACGTAGGAATATTTTCCAATGCGTTTTATACCACATTAGCCGGGCAGACAGCAGATGCAAATGGTATGCCCCAAAATATCAGCAACTCTGGCATCAACGTTAGCGGAGGTGTATTTTCGCAGGCTACATTTAAAAATGGCTGGGGAGCTCAGGCTTTTGGATTCATGCAGGGAACCCAGATACAGCTGCAAGGCAGGCAGGGTGGTTTTGGATTTTATACGCTGGGTGTAAAAAAGGAATTTGGGAACAAAAAGGGAAGCGTTGGATTGGCTGCTGAAAACTTCCTGAGCCGCCGTTACAACATCCATACAGAATTAAATTCTGCACAGTTCAACCAGGTGAACGATGTGTACTTGTATAACCGCGGCGTTCGTCTCACATTCACTTACAAAATTGGTAAAATGACTATGGAAGCACCAAGAAAAAAAGCCAAGTCGGTAAATAATGATGATGTGAAAAGTGAGGGAGGAAGCCAGACACAATCCGGGCCGGCACCGGCAGGAGGCCAGCCAAAATAG
- a CDS encoding response regulator has protein sequence MERKEIYIVDDSDDYRFLIQQVFNKFLPQYFVRFFSGGEIVLKQLLLLEEGSVDKPPSLILMDLNMPEMSGYQTLKQIKDPVNEDFNFVSLIPIVMMSNDETPDEVSACYGAGANAFLKKPIEFEHLKELLNSVCYFWLQINQVPELIGR, from the coding sequence ATGGAAAGGAAGGAAATATACATTGTTGACGATTCTGATGATTACCGGTTTCTCATTCAGCAGGTTTTTAATAAATTCCTACCACAGTACTTTGTACGGTTTTTTTCTGGAGGGGAAATTGTTTTGAAGCAGCTTTTATTGCTGGAAGAGGGTTCTGTAGACAAACCACCATCTCTGATTCTGATGGATCTGAATATGCCCGAAATGAGCGGTTATCAGACATTAAAACAGATTAAAGATCCGGTAAATGAGGATTTTAATTTTGTTAGCCTGATTCCGATCGTGATGATGAGCAATGACGAAACACCAGATGAAGTATCAGCCTGTTACGGAGCAGGAGCCAACGCTTTTCTTAAAAAACCTATTGAGTTCGAACACCTGAAAGAGCTTTTAAATTCAGTTTGCTATTTTTGGCTTCAGATAAATCAAGTGCCGGAATTGATAGGCAGGTAA
- a CDS encoding PAS domain-containing protein, protein MHAILEEQEAGNEELQSANEEILSSNEELQSINEELETSKEEIESTNEELLTINQELQVRNDQLSEAYGYSEAILGTINEATLILDRDLRVKSANKAFYKIFRVSEKATEGRMLYELDNRQWDMPHIRKMLEDVIIHNVDIKAFEEKLNFTEIGEKVMLLHARKVVQHQRQEAILLVIEDITEHRKVQSLLKERQLWFEDLIENAPALIWVSSVKGKVSFLNKAWRDFTGQSLGDKESIEIGKFIHADEKSDYLNLYFSSFTNRESFNFEYRLMRADGEYRWMMENAKPTFNPDGEFTGFIGTCTEVHIQKTLTQQLNTHVDQRTRELKKANVELEKANKELIQTAHRLQSVLNGVPAAITLLEVVKDSPEGQVTDFTTSVYNQTALDLTGQNNEDITSKTLLEAQPEMREQELFDLYAQVLATGESAYREVHNLRQPNDCFAFL, encoded by the coding sequence ATGCACGCGATCCTGGAAGAACAGGAAGCCGGAAATGAAGAGCTGCAATCCGCTAATGAAGAAATTTTAAGCAGCAATGAAGAGCTTCAAAGTATTAATGAAGAGCTTGAAACGAGTAAGGAAGAAATTGAGTCTACCAATGAAGAGCTGCTGACCATTAACCAGGAACTTCAGGTACGCAACGACCAGCTTTCTGAGGCTTATGGTTACTCAGAGGCAATTTTGGGCACAATAAATGAAGCGACACTGATACTGGACAGAGACCTGCGTGTGAAAAGTGCAAACAAAGCATTTTACAAGATTTTCCGGGTTTCAGAAAAAGCCACAGAAGGACGCATGCTTTATGAGCTCGATAACCGGCAATGGGATATGCCTCATATCCGTAAAATGCTCGAAGATGTAATTATACATAATGTTGATATCAAAGCTTTTGAAGAAAAACTGAACTTTACAGAAATTGGTGAAAAAGTAATGCTTCTTCATGCACGGAAAGTAGTTCAGCATCAGCGCCAGGAAGCTATTTTGCTTGTTATTGAGGATATTACTGAACACAGAAAAGTACAAAGCCTGCTTAAAGAACGGCAATTATGGTTTGAAGACCTGATTGAAAATGCACCTGCACTGATATGGGTTTCTTCGGTAAAAGGAAAAGTAAGTTTTTTAAACAAAGCCTGGCGGGATTTTACAGGGCAGAGTTTAGGTGACAAGGAAAGCATCGAAATTGGAAAGTTTATTCATGCCGATGAGAAATCCGATTACCTGAACCTGTATTTCAGCAGTTTTACGAACCGTGAATCTTTTAATTTTGAATACAGGCTCATGCGTGCTGACGGAGAATACCGCTGGATGATGGAAAACGCCAAGCCTACGTTTAACCCAGACGGTGAATTTACCGGTTTTATAGGAACCTGTACAGAAGTTCACATTCAAAAGACGCTGACACAGCAACTCAATACACATGTAGACCAGCGTACGAGAGAGCTAAAAAAGGCAAATGTAGAACTTGAAAAAGCCAATAAAGAACTGATTCAGACGGCACACCGCTTACAGAGTGTTTTGAACGGAGTACCAGCCGCTATTACATTACTTGAAGTCGTTAAGGATTCACCCGAAGGCCAAGTAACTGATTTTACTACTTCGGTTTATAATCAAACCGCATTGGATCTGACGGGCCAGAATAACGAAGATATTACATCCAAAACATTGCTGGAAGCACAGCCGGAAATGCGTGAGCAGGAATTGTTTGATCTGTATGCACAGGTACTCGCAACCGGAGAATCGGCATATCGGGAAGTTCATAACCTGCGGCAGCCTAATGATTGTTTTGCTTTTTTGTAA
- a CDS encoding outer membrane lipoprotein-sorting protein, translating to MKTNRLFVTLFAAFVSVSAYAQTVDEIVDKHVAALGGLDKISAITTIVTERSMAIQGMEIPSKTILVVGKYLRTESTVMGNSMVQVVDGTTGWMILPTMMGGTGEPQDMPADQLKQQIGQLDPFGSLVNYKEKGNKVELVGKEKLDKKDVFHLKVTTKDGQAIDQFLDANTYLLSKLKVDVNGQEAEIGLFDYKDVEGIKFPNAMDISNDQMGVMSLITNKITLNSKVDDSLFKKPVK from the coding sequence ATGAAAACAAACAGACTATTCGTTACCCTTTTCGCGGCATTCGTTTCAGTTTCTGCCTATGCGCAGACTGTCGATGAAATTGTGGACAAACACGTTGCCGCATTGGGTGGCCTTGATAAAATAAGCGCTATAACAACCATTGTGACAGAACGTTCTATGGCTATACAGGGAATGGAGATCCCGAGTAAAACCATTCTTGTAGTAGGAAAATACCTGCGTACCGAATCCACCGTCATGGGCAATTCGATGGTGCAGGTTGTGGATGGTACTACCGGGTGGATGATACTGCCGACTATGATGGGTGGAACAGGTGAACCACAGGATATGCCTGCGGATCAGCTGAAACAACAGATCGGACAACTCGATCCGTTTGGTTCTTTGGTGAATTACAAAGAAAAAGGGAATAAAGTCGAGCTGGTTGGTAAAGAAAAATTGGATAAAAAAGACGTTTTCCATTTGAAAGTAACAACAAAGGATGGTCAGGCTATTGACCAGTTCCTGGATGCCAATACGTATTTATTGAGCAAATTAAAAGTTGATGTAAACGGACAGGAAGCCGAAATCGGCCTTTTCGATTATAAAGATGTGGAAGGTATTAAGTTTCCAAATGCCATGGATATCAGTAACGACCAAATGGGGGTGATGTCATTGATCACAAACAAAATCACGCTCAACAGTAAAGTTGACGATTCATTATTTAAAAAACCTGTAAAATAA
- a CDS encoding response regulator, which produces MIDTEIEKIKKHNFRNGKILLVEDNPDQTEIIKLAIKECIPEVELIIANDPVQALMLLDEMLALKVALPKLILLDLYLPEKEDGWQVLKWIKEHTSSIKMLPVIILSGSEDQEDIREAYSNGGSAYTVKPLNYASWLDYFNNIRKHWMETVILPY; this is translated from the coding sequence ATGATAGATACAGAAATTGAAAAGATTAAAAAACATAATTTCCGGAACGGTAAAATTTTACTGGTAGAAGATAATCCGGATCAGACTGAAATTATCAAATTGGCAATAAAGGAATGTATTCCTGAGGTTGAACTAATCATTGCCAATGATCCTGTCCAGGCTCTGATGTTGCTGGATGAAATGCTTGCATTAAAGGTTGCTTTGCCGAAATTGATACTGCTGGATTTATATTTGCCGGAAAAGGAAGATGGCTGGCAGGTTTTAAAATGGATAAAGGAGCATACGTCATCAATAAAGATGCTTCCTGTTATCATTTTAAGCGGTTCCGAGGATCAGGAAGATATTCGTGAAGCTTATTCCAATGGAGGCAGTGCATATACAGTTAAGCCGTTGAATTATGCGTCCTGGCTGGATTATTTTAACAATATCCGTAAACACTGGATGGAAACTGTAATACTTCCATATTAA
- a CDS encoding HAMP domain-containing sensor histidine kinase, with product MFCFFVTRQVDQTGVVVSILDISQRKAAELELTNTIGSLQAVLDSFPGAIGFLKAVSHGNSDDFEVVVCNLNYAALFQMSVEQIIGKYASELYPSELQQTIKEVLETGKPFYEENFNATENKWIGLSVTRHDHGLVITALDITVLKEAENQHALWMQELIGSNQMLQSLDNMREYSLKRGEFLRSTSHDLRGSFGIIMGATALLDIMDTEEERTRTLSMIQRNLRQVASMMNQLLDLSRLETGQETLQITQFDAAEMLTQLVQSITPMANDKGLWLRFDGPQSLWITGDIVKVQRIAQNLIVNAIKYIQKGGVTVSWGSEDTEESNAPRWQFIVEDTGMGISSVLIEKLTNNSEKTGLQEPVLHIHEENSKLKSSNSSSGEGIGLFIVKRLCELIQANIEITSRPGEGTKFVISLPTYYNEH from the coding sequence TTGTTTTGCTTTTTTGTAACACGCCAGGTTGACCAGACTGGCGTGGTTGTGAGCATACTGGACATTTCCCAGCGTAAAGCAGCAGAGCTCGAACTGACAAATACTATAGGAAGCCTTCAGGCAGTTCTGGATAGTTTTCCGGGAGCAATTGGTTTCTTGAAGGCCGTTTCGCACGGAAATTCAGATGATTTCGAGGTAGTGGTGTGCAACTTGAATTATGCCGCATTATTTCAGATGTCGGTGGAGCAAATCATTGGAAAATACGCCAGCGAGCTTTATCCTTCCGAACTTCAGCAAACGATAAAAGAGGTACTCGAAACCGGGAAACCTTTTTATGAGGAAAATTTTAACGCAACCGAAAATAAATGGATCGGGCTGTCTGTTACGCGCCACGACCATGGCCTTGTAATAACAGCCTTGGATATAACAGTGCTAAAAGAAGCTGAGAACCAGCATGCACTCTGGATGCAGGAACTGATTGGTTCGAACCAAATGCTGCAATCTCTCGACAATATGCGTGAATACAGCCTGAAAAGGGGAGAATTCCTGAGATCAACATCCCATGACCTGCGTGGAAGTTTTGGTATCATTATGGGAGCTACGGCCCTGTTGGATATCATGGATACGGAAGAGGAGCGCACTCGTACTTTATCCATGATACAGCGTAACCTCAGACAGGTAGCCAGCATGATGAACCAGTTACTGGATTTGTCCAGGCTTGAAACCGGGCAGGAAACATTACAGATTACTCAGTTTGATGCTGCCGAAATGCTGACCCAACTTGTTCAGAGTATCACACCTATGGCAAATGACAAGGGGTTATGGCTCCGTTTCGATGGGCCTCAAAGTCTTTGGATCACAGGGGATATTGTGAAGGTGCAACGGATTGCGCAAAATCTTATCGTAAATGCAATTAAATATATCCAGAAAGGGGGAGTAACTGTAAGCTGGGGTTCGGAAGATACAGAAGAATCCAATGCACCTCGCTGGCAGTTTATCGTGGAAGACACCGGAATGGGGATTTCATCGGTTCTTATTGAAAAGTTAACCAATAATTCTGAAAAAACCGGTTTGCAGGAACCTGTGTTGCATATTCATGAGGAGAATTCAAAATTAAAATCTTCAAATTCTTCCTCTGGAGAGGGTATTGGTCTGTTTATTGTAAAAAGATTATGTGAGCTCATTCAGGCAAATATTGAAATAACCAGCAGGCCTGGTGAAGGAACTAAGTTCGTCATAAGTTTACCAACATATTACAATGAACACTAA
- a CDS encoding low affinity iron permease family protein, translating into MSEKISEAFEKVATKVTKWTGSSLAFGVAFAIILVWGITGPLFGYSDTWQLVINTGTTIITFLMVFIIQKSQNKDSKAIQLKLNELIAASRHASNRMVDIEDLSEAELDTLHKFYQRLSDISEKDHDIHLSHSIDAADDLYEKKKKFKSRKNEPEVD; encoded by the coding sequence ATGTCAGAAAAGATCAGCGAAGCATTTGAAAAAGTGGCCACCAAGGTTACCAAATGGACAGGGAGTTCGTTAGCATTCGGCGTTGCATTTGCCATTATTTTAGTTTGGGGAATAACAGGGCCGTTATTTGGATATTCTGATACATGGCAGCTGGTGATCAATACCGGCACTACGATTATTACTTTTCTGATGGTATTTATTATCCAGAAATCCCAGAATAAAGATTCCAAAGCCATACAACTCAAACTGAATGAACTGATTGCAGCAAGCCGGCATGCAAGCAACAGAATGGTCGATATAGAGGATTTAAGTGAAGCTGAACTCGATACACTGCACAAATTTTATCAGCGCCTCTCGGATATTTCAGAAAAGGACCACGACATCCACCTTTCACATTCCATAGACGCAGCCGATGATTTATACGAGAAAAAGAAGAAATTCAAGTCAAGAAAAAATGAACCGGAAGTAGATTGA
- a CDS encoding response regulator, translating into MSDKKELYIVDDSADHRFLVQSIFTKFLPEYPVRFFTGGEDLYNFLILQSGDDYNGNYPGLIVLDLRMPLFNGYELLKLLRKTPDNKHIQWKTLPIIIMTGDETPQDVTLCYQAGANSFLTKPIEFQDLRTTLETICHYWLDFNRLPSAKEAEKINDTTII; encoded by the coding sequence ATGAGCGATAAAAAAGAATTATACATTGTTGACGATTCTGCCGATCACAGGTTTCTGGTACAAAGCATTTTTACAAAATTTTTGCCAGAGTATCCTGTCAGGTTCTTTACCGGCGGAGAAGATTTATACAATTTTCTGATTTTACAGTCAGGAGATGACTATAACGGAAATTATCCCGGACTGATCGTTCTTGACCTGCGAATGCCATTATTTAATGGCTATGAATTGCTTAAATTACTTCGGAAAACGCCTGATAACAAACATATACAATGGAAAACGCTGCCAATAATTATTATGACAGGCGATGAAACACCTCAGGATGTGACATTATGTTACCAGGCAGGTGCAAACTCGTTTTTGACGAAACCCATTGAATTTCAGGATTTGCGCACAACGCTTGAAACGATCTGTCATTACTGGCTTGATTTTAATCGGTTGCCATCAGCGAAGGAGGCAGAAAAAATTAATGATACCACTATCATTTGA
- a CDS encoding IS5 family transposase — translation MNKQFLELTDPQWEAILPFFNLKRKRKLDLRQVMNALLYVVRTGCQWRNLPAQWPNWQAVYYYFDKWKRNGLFERINRVVNQLDRKNQEREEYPSIFCIDSQSVKLSPGIFEDRGIDANKKVNGRKRQLLVDSGGRLWAAHVHAGNIGDGPAALALVPHILYYSDRLEKIYGDQAYNGVFAKNINEFGFDFEKASRPESAKGFVPVAKRWVVERSISWTNYFRRLVKDYEYTTSSSVAWLYLANTQLMLQRICLKNQT, via the coding sequence GTGAACAAACAGTTTTTGGAACTGACCGATCCCCAATGGGAGGCAATTTTACCATTTTTTAATTTAAAAAGAAAAAGAAAATTAGATCTTAGGCAGGTGATGAATGCCTTACTTTATGTAGTCCGAACTGGTTGTCAGTGGAGAAACCTTCCTGCTCAATGGCCAAATTGGCAAGCTGTTTACTATTATTTTGACAAGTGGAAACGTAATGGATTATTTGAAAGGATCAACCGCGTCGTTAATCAACTGGATAGAAAAAATCAAGAAAGAGAAGAATATCCTTCCATATTTTGCATTGATAGTCAAAGTGTTAAACTGTCACCAGGAATTTTTGAAGATCGTGGAATTGATGCAAACAAAAAAGTTAACGGGCGTAAAAGACAGTTACTTGTTGACAGCGGTGGTCGCCTTTGGGCTGCCCATGTCCACGCAGGTAATATTGGAGATGGACCAGCAGCTCTAGCACTAGTACCACATATTTTGTATTATAGTGATCGTCTTGAAAAAATATATGGAGACCAAGCGTATAACGGCGTATTTGCTAAAAATATAAATGAATTTGGTTTCGATTTTGAAAAAGCTTCCCGTCCAGAATCAGCAAAAGGATTTGTTCCAGTGGCAAAACGGTGGGTGGTAGAAAGAAGCATATCTTGGACTAATTATTTCCGCAGGCTAGTCAAAGACTATGAATATACCACATCTTCGTCAGTTGCATGGCTATATTTAGCAAATACCCAATTAATGTTACAACGAATATGTCTTAAAAACCAAACTTAA